A single Triticum dicoccoides isolate Atlit2015 ecotype Zavitan chromosome 2A, WEW_v2.0, whole genome shotgun sequence DNA region contains:
- the LOC119353865 gene encoding protein NRT1/ PTR FAMILY 8.3-like: MEDGGLRASILVKDGATCHGEESQSLLEVSQHPELKPRGSDWRPPAIILGLECLESMAFNGIATNLVVYIRSVLHGGIASSASIVSLWYGTSFFVPILGAGIADAYWGNYKTVLISLVMYLLGMVLITVGSFIPSAPALCNLGSCSSSKGTENLIFFSGLYLSAVGCGGVRSALLPLGADQFNNENSLDTPKRRNFFSLFYICVIFGVITSGTIVVWVQENVSWAIGYGIATTCIALALVGFVAGTPIFRRREPSGSPMKSIFQVTFATFKNMSLEIPADSSLLYEARSKNTHKRGPRLAHTDDFRFLDKAAVISDLPFDNSSCQSSWRICTVTQVEELKILIRLLPIWATGVFFASAISQMHTTFIQQGTVMNTKIGSLSIPPASLYSFEVICVTLWVLLMNKVIVPATRTFFTSGAELTQLQRIGIGRFLMIFAMAMAALLEAKRLESVQHGNPLSIMWQLPQYFVIAGAECFVIIAQLEFFHGQAPDSMKSMLTAFALLTTALGNYLSSAIITLIARLTREWQSPGWIPDDLNEGHLDYFYWCLTAISFVNFIVYVYFASKYRLKKIVIDG; this comes from the exons ATGGAGGACGGAGGCCTGCGCGCGAGCATTCTCGTCAAG GATGGTGCAACATGCCATGGTGAAGAATCACAGTCTCTACTGGAAGTATCTCAACACCCAGAACTTAAACCTAGAGGTTCTGACTGGAGACCACCTGCAATCATTCTTG GACTTGAATGCTTGGAGAGTATGGCTTTCAATGGCATCGCCACAAACCTAGTTGTGTATATCCGCTCAGTTCTCCATGGTGGCATTGCCTCAAGTGCTTCAATTGTTTCTCTTTGGTATGGGACTAGCTTCTTTGTGCCTATACTTGGAGCAGGCATAGCGGATGCTTACTGGGGAAATTACAAGACTGTCTTGATCTCCCTTGTTATGTACCTACTT GGCATGGTACTCATTACAGTTGGATCATTTATACCTTCTGCTCCAGCCTTATGCAACTTAGGCTCATGCTCGTCATCAAAAGGAACTGAGAATCTAATTTTCTTCTCGGGTTTGTATCTATCTGCTGTTGGTTGTGGAGGAGTAAGGTCCGCATTGCTTCCACTTGGGGCAGACCAATTCAACAATGAGAACAGTCTAGATACGCCAAAGAGGAggaatttcttcagtttgttttatatctgtgtcATCTTTGGTGTGATTACTTCTGGCACCATTGTAGTCTGGGTTCAGGAAAATGTGAGCTGGGCTATAGGATATGGTATTGCTACCACATGCATAGCTCTGGCTTTGGTAGGCTTTGTGGCCGGAACACCAATATTCCGGCGGCGTGAGCCTAGTGGTTCcccaatgaagagtattttccaggTTACTTTTGCTACTTTTAAGAACATGAGCTTAGAAATCCCTGCCGATAGCTCTCTTCTTTATGAGGCCAGGAGCAAGAACACACACAAGAGAGGACCGAGATTAGCTCATACTGATGATTTCAG GTTCTTGGATAAGGCAGCCGTTATTTCTGATCTTCCCTTTGACAACAGCAGTTGCCAAAGTTCTTGGAGGATCTGTACTGTAACTCAAGTCGAGGAATTGAAAATACTAATCCGACTGCTTCCAATTTGGGCGACTGGAGTATTCTTTGCTTCTGCAATCTCACAAATGCACACTACCTTCATTCAGCAGGGAACCGTGATGAACACCAAGATTGGCTCGCTGTCCATTCCACCAGCTTCCTTGTATTCCTTTGAAGTGATATGTGTGACACTTTGGGTTCTTCTTATGAACAAAGTCATTGTACCAGCGACCAGGACATTCTTCACAAGTGGAGCGGAGCTAACACAGTTGCAGAGGATCGGGATTGGCCGTTTCCTAATGATCTTTGCCATGGCAATGGCTGCTCTTTTAGAAGCAAAGAGGCTAGAGAGCGTCCAGCATGGCAATCCATTAAGCATCATGTGGCAGCTGCCGCAGTACTTCGTCATCGCTGGGGCAGAATGCTTCGTCATCATTGCTCAGCTGGAGTTCTTCCATGGCCAGGCACCTGACTCCATGAAGAGCATGTTGACGGCGTTTGCGTTGCTCACCACTGCTCTCGGCAACTACTTGAGCTCAGCTATCATCACCCTTATTGCGAGGCTGACTAGGGAATGGCAGAGCCCTGGATGGATACCTGATGACCTGAACGAAGGGCACCTTGACTACTTCTACTGGTGCCTTACAGCCATCTCATTTGTGAATTTTATTGTCTATGTCTATTTTGCTAGTAAATACAGATTAAAGAAAATTGTTATTGATGGCTAA